A segment of the Lolium perenne isolate Kyuss_39 chromosome 3, Kyuss_2.0, whole genome shotgun sequence genome:
ACCCAGACCCAGGCCACCACCGCAGACACCTCCGGATTCAAGCTCTTCGGCCAGGTCATCCAGCCCGACGCCCACCACGCCTCCgcatccgcctccgcctccacctccacggAAGAAAGCACccctgctccgcctcctcctccccagCCGACGACGCCCGTGCAGGCGCAGGCGCAGGCGGCGGCCGGGGGCGAGCCGCTGCCGTGCCCGAGGTGCGGGAGCAGGGAGACCAAGTTCTGCTACTTCAACAACTACAACGTGCGGCAGCCGCGCCACCTCTGCCGCGCCTGCCGCCGCTACTGGACGGCCGGCGGCGCGCTCCGCCGCGTCGCCTCCGCGTCCCCCGGCCGCCGCAGGCCCCGGCCCAGCGCCCGATCGGTCGCCGCCgcggccgcctccgcctccgcctccgaggAAGGCGCGGCGGAGAGCGTTGACTCGCGGTCCTAGGCGTGCTGGAGCGCTCCGCTGCTTCCGGGAACGGGCCAAACGCGTCAGAGACCACCACCACTTTTCCGCTTTTTGGCTCTCCTCTTTTCTTTCATTTGGCTAGTTATTATTGAGAAGATAGGTTCCATTTCGATACCATTTTAGGATTCTTTTTGGTGGCCGCAAGGATGCCGCCACGGCCAGCATCGAAAGAGATATGAATGAAAGAAACAAAAATGCTTTGGTTCTTTAGCTAGTACTACCAGTTCAAATGAATGTACTTCCTTCCTTGTGACTTGTGAgcagtggcaatgatgatgatcctgaGGAGTGTGTTTGATTTTATTGAAACCTCCAACCTTCTCCTTTTCGCTACTGCCCCCATGTTTCGTCTCTGCTCTGCAGCATTCAGTTATGAGATGCAGTGGCCATTCAATGGGGATCACGTGGAACGGATGACGCTCTTGACTCAGTTGCTGTAGATGCCGCAGCTTAAATGGAATGTGTACTCCTACGTGGTTGGTGGGTGTTTTTGTTAAATGTCGCCCAAATGGACAATGGCACCAGCACAGGGCCAAGGGAATCTAGTAGCATTGTGTACACacaaacaagaaaaacaaaaggaGGCATCTACCTGAGGAGGTATCGCATTATTC
Coding sequences within it:
- the LOC127343299 gene encoding uncharacterized protein; its protein translation is MANLPTQTQATTADTSGFKLFGQVIQPDAHHASASASASTSTEESTPAPPPPPQPTTPVQAQAQAAAGGEPLPCPRCGSRETKFCYFNNYNVRQPRHLCRACRRYWTAGGALRRVASASPGRRRPRPSARSVAAAAASASASEEGAAESVDSRS